Genomic DNA from Vreelandella subglaciescola:
AGGCGTCGCCAAACCAAGAGCACAGGGGCAAGCAATAATCAGCACACTCACCGCTGCAATAAGGCCATAGGCCATTGGAGGCATTGGCCCAAAGGCTGACCAAACAATAAAGGCAATGACGGCTATAACAATGACCACCGGAACAAACCAGCCGGCCACTTTGTCGGCCAGTCCCTGAATCGGTGCACGGCTGCGCTGGGCGCTGGCCACCATCTGCACGATCTGGGAAAGCATGGTGTCACGCCCCACTTTGTCAGCTCGCATAATGAAGCTGCCTTGTTGGTTCATGCTGCCACCAATCACCTGGTCGCCTGTCTTCTTGCTGATGGCTAATGGTTCACCGGTTACCAGAGATTCGTCGATGTTGGAGCGACCTTCCAGGATCTCTCCATCCAGCGGTACCTTATCGCCCGGGCGAACTCGCAAACGGTCGCCGACCTTCACCTGATCCAGAGAGACGTCAGACTCGCCTCCCTCATCGTCCAGCTTTCTTGCTGTGGCCGGGGCCAGATCCAGCAACGCTTTAATTGCGCCCGAAGTCTTCTCCCGGGCACGAAGTTCCAGTACTTGCCCAAGCAACACCAGCACCACAATGACGGCAGCAGCCTCGAAATACACGGCTACCGAACCATCTGCCTGCCGGAAGGCATCGGGGAAAATCTGCGGAGCCAAGGTGGCGACAAGGCTATAGATCAACGCTACGCCGGTACCAATGGAAATTAGCGTGAACATATTCAGGTTGCGGTTGGCGACTGATTTCCAGCCTCGAACAAAGAATGGCAAGCCGCACCAGGCGACTACAGGCGTTGCCAGCACTAACTGAATCCAGTTCAAGGCTTGTGGCGACACGATGTGATCAAGGCCAATAAAGTGCCCCGTCATTTCAATTAAAAACACCGGGAGTGCGAGAACCAGGCCAATCCAGAACCGACGCGTCATATCCGTAAGCTCTTCCGACGGCCCATCGTCGAGGCTTACTTGCTCGGGCTCCAACCCCATTCCGCAGATTGGGCAATCGCCAGGGCCCTGTTGACGAATCTCCGGGTGCATTGGGCAGGTGTACATGGTGCCGGGGGCTACCGGTTCCGCAGGCTCGCGCTCCTCTCCGAGGTGTTTCTCGGAGCTCTCATCAAACTTGGACTGACATCCGGCGGAGCAGAAGTACCAGGTCTTGCCAGCATGTTGGCTGCGATGCTCTGCCGTATGGGGGTCTACCGACATCCCGCAAACCGGGTCTTTTACAGCGTGCTCACTCATTTCGCGCTCCTGCTTTATCTGCTGGCCAGTCCGCAAACGCAATGAAGTACAGGAAGACCAGATTCACCATTGGAATAAGAATCAGGATTCCCATCCAACCCGAGAAACCGGTGCGCTGACAGATTCGCCAAGCGGGTATAACCGCCACAATGGCAATGACCAGCATCCAGAGCCAATGCCCGGCCCACATGGTGCTACCAAACATATTCCCTTCCATCATGGGGTTACCCTCCAACTTACGTGTTGAATATTAGTGCTGGTGTTCGTGGGGCTCATCACGTTCCATAGCCTTTCTTCTGGCAGAAGATTTCAGGTACATCTGTTCGGCAACTGCGATGACAATCATAGCGACGACTGCCACACCGAGCACAAAGGGGTCAGTGTTCAGTTTAACCCAGACAAAACCGCCCAGAATCGTCAGGTCCAGGACAATCGACACGACTGGCACCCACCTTGTGGCCTTAATATCCTGATGCAGGTAGCGCAGCACCCCCCAATGAATAGAGATATCCATAATCAGATAAAAAATGATGCCTAGGGCTGCGATTCTTGAGAGGTCAAAAAATGCGGTCAGAACCAAGCCCAGCACCACGGTGTAAACGAGTGTGTGTTTCTGGATGCTGCCAGGCATACCGAAGTGGCTGTGAGGTACCAGCTTCATCTCGGTCAACATGGCCAGCATGCGTGAGACTGCAAATATACTGGCGAGGATGCCTCCAGCGGTGGCCATCATGGCAATCGCTACGGTGAACCATAGACCGTAATCACCCAGTGCCGGGCGCGCTGCCGCAGCTAGAGAGTAGTCCTGGGTCTCGATGATTTCGGCGAGGGATAAATTGCTTGCAACCGCAAAGCCCACCAGTGTGTAGAGAACCACGCAGGCGGCAATGGAGATCACAATGGCGCGGCCTACGTTGCGGTGCGGGTCTTTCACCTCGGAGCCGCTGTTGGTGATGGTGGTAAAACCCTTAAAGGCCAGTATGCCCAGTGCCGTTGCACCGAGGAAGTTGCCGACGACGCCGGTTTCGCCACTGCTCGAAAAATCGACCGCAAGACTGTCGGCCAGCCATACGCCCACCAGCCCGAAAACCAGAATGCCGCCAATTTTTAGAATTCCAATGAACGAAGCAACGCCCTGAATCCAACGGTTGCCAAGCAGGTTGATCACGAATGCCGCCAAAATAAGCGACACACCCAGCATCGGCACCATACGCCCGCCTTCATCACCCCCGAACAGCTGCATGGTGTATGACCCGAACGTGCGGGCCAGGAAGCTCTGGGCAATCACCATCGAGAAATACATCAGCAAGGCATTGAATCCCGTTGCCAAACGATCGCCGTACGCCTTATGCAGATACATGCCGATGCCACCCGCTGATGGGTAGGCGTTGGAGATTTTGATATAGGAATAGGAACTGAAGGAAACAACGATTGCGGCAGCCAGAAATGCCAGCGGAAACAGCGCTCCCGCCATCTGGGCCATTTGTCCGGTAAGCGCAAATATACCGGCACCGATCATGACACCGGTGCCCAGCATCACCGTCCCTGGTAGGGTCAGGCTGCCTTCCTGATAGCGCGAGGTTCTGTCCTGTTCTTTGCTCATTCGACCTCCTGTTATTTTTTTCATAGATGGGATTTTCGAACAGCAAAAGAGCTCACGTTTGACATTGGCACGAACGTTGTCATCCGTAAATCGGGACCACATTTTTTTCGATGCTGCCACCAGCCGCCCTTGAAGCACCCTCCTTGAGCCTCAATCAGGTTGATCAGTTCGTCAGTGGACCAATGTGTGCCATCGAACGGTAGCTTTCAACCGACCTGTCTCATTCCTTAGGGACCATAAATTCAAAATTACCCACCTTAGCTGCCTCAACACCGTGTCGTATCAAAGCTAATGACGTCACTCAGGCGCGGCTTGCCCAGCGCCAGCTGGATTAGCCGGTCGATCCCTAGTGCTACGCCGCTGCCTTCTGGCAGGCCGTGTTCGAGGGCGGCGACCAAGCGCGTGTCTACGTCGACCTCGTTAAAGCCTACCTCGCGGCGTTCGGCGTTGTCGGCTTCAAAGCGCGCGCGCTGTTCGGCGGGATCAATCAGTTCGTCGTAGCCGTTGGCAAGCTCCACGCCATTCAGGTAAAGCTCGAAGCGCGAGGCGACCCAGTCGCCGTGGCGGTCGCGATGGCGGCGCGCCAGTGCGGCCTGGCTGGCCGGGTAGTCCACCACGGCGCTCAGCTCGCCTTGGCCAAGGGTGGGCTCGATGACCATGCTCATGAGCAAATCCAGGCAAGTATCGCGCGGCTCGTCATCAAGCGCGTGCGCGGGCATAAAGCCGCGCTCGGCAGCAAGCCGGCGCAGGCGCGCAAGCGACGTGGTGAACGGGTCGACATCGAGGTGGGTATGAAACAGCTCGCGGTAGGCGTAGCGCTTGGGCGCGCCCTGCGGCTTGGATAGGACAGAAGGGGGCAAGATGGCATGGATCAGCGCGGCGGTTTCGTCCATCAGCGCGGTCAGGCTAAAGCCCGGGCGATACCACTCGAGCATGGTGAATTCGATATTGTGGCGGCCACCCACTTCGCCATCGCGAAAGCTTTTCGCCAGCTGGAATATAGCGCCGCTGCCCGCCGCCAGCAGCCTCTTCATATGAAACTCGGGCGAGGTTTGCAGCCACAGCCGCTGGCGCCCTGCCGGCGTTCGCGCCTCGGCAGACAGCGAGGCCAGGTGGACATCGGTGCTGCCGCCCTGGCCAAGCATGGGGGTTTCTACTTCCAGCACGTCGCGCTCGGCAAAAAAACTGCGCACGCGGGCTAACAGTTGTGCCCGCGCACGCAGCGTCTCAATCGAGGCCGAGGGTTCCCAGTCGCTCATCAGGCGCGCGACACATAGTCCCCGGTGCGGGTATCAACTTTCAGCACTTCGCCTTCGTTGATGAACAGCGGCACGCGCACTACGGCACCCGAGGAAAGCGTCGCCGGCTTGGAGCCACCCTGCGCGGTGTCGCCTTTCAGGCCGGGGTCGGTTTCGGTCACTTCAAGCGCGATGAAGTTGGGCGGCGTGATCTGAATCGCGTTATCGTTCCACAGCGTCACGGTGTAGGGCACCTGCTCTTTGAGCCACTTTTCGTCATCACCCAGCGCCTTTTTTTCTACCGCGTACTGCTCAAAGGAGCCGTCGGTCTGCATGAAATACCACATGTCGCCGTCGGTGTAGAGGTATTCCATTTCCAGTTCCATCACATCGGCGCCTTCGAGCGACTCGCCGGACTTGAAGGTGCGCTCGCCCACGCGGCCGGTCATCAGGTTGCGCAGCTTCACGCGGTTGAACGCTTGCCCTTTGCCTGGTTTGACCAGCTCGTTTTCGACAATCGAGCACGGATCGCCGTCGAGCATTACCTTTAAACCGCCCTTGAATTCGTTGGTAGAATAGTTGGCCATGGTGCCTCTCAGATTGCGTATATCAAAAACGTCAGCGCTCGATCGCCTGACCGGTGCGCCGCATGATAACCCGAAGGAGGGCTTTTTTGCAGGACAACATCATTATCGCCAACGCCGACGACACCCCCAGCGCGGCCTCCTGGCAGCGCCAGCTTTCCCGCGCGGTGCGCGACCCGCAGACCCTCTGCGAACGGTTGGGGCTTGGCAGTTTATGGCAGGCCGGCGCCCACACCGGCCATGCGCTGTTTGAAACCTGCGTGCCCGAGGCCTTTCTGGCGCGCATCAAACCCCATGATCCCAACGACCCGCTGCTGCGCCAGGTGCTGCCGCTTAGTAACGAGGCGCTTGAAACGCCGGGGTTTGTCAGCGACCCGCTGGCCGAGGCCGAGCACCGCCCCGCGCGCGGGCTGATCCACAAATACCACGGCCGCGTGCTGCTGATCGCAAGCCCCAACTGCGCGGTTAACTGCCGCTACTGCTTTCGCCGCCACTTCCCGTATGCCGACAACGCGCCGTCCCGCGCCCAGTGGCAGGAAGCGCTTAACTACCTGCGCGCCGACGAATCGATCCGCGAGGCGATCTTTTCCGGCGGCGACCCGCTGGCGGGAAGCGATAGGCAGCTGGCGTGGCTGGTAGGCGAGCTTGAAGGCATTGCGCACCTCAAGCGGCTGCGGATTCACACCCGCCTGCCAGTGGTGATTCCCGACCGCGTGGATGATGCCCTGCTTGGGTGGCTTGGCCAAGCGCGGCTGCAAACCGTGATGGTGCTGCACATTAACCACGCCCAGGAGATCGATCGGGCGGTGATTGAGGCCTGCGCGCGGCTGCAGCAAGCGGGGGTGACGCTTTTGAACCAGAGCGTGCTGCTGCGCGGCGTCAACGACGATGTCGATACGCTTGCCGCGCTTTCCGAGCGATTGTTTGACGCCCGCGTGCTGCCCTACTACCTGCACGTGCTCGACCCGGTGGCGGGAGCGGCGCATTTCGACGTCTCCGACGACGAAGCGCGCGAGCTAGTGGCAGGCCTTCGCCAACAGCTGCCGGGCTTTTTGATGCCGCGTCTGGTGCGCGAAATACCCGGGGAAGCGAGCAAAACGCCGCTTTGACACCCGTCCTCTGTGATAAAAAAACCGGCACCCGTGGGCGCCGGCTATGCGGGAAGGAACGAAGGAAGGAGAAAAAGGCTTAGGCGAGCGTGTTCGAGGTAACGTTGGCCGCCGGTGCTTGGGTGGAGTGGTGACGATTGATGGCGCTGAGCACGCCTTTCATCGAGGCGCTGGTAATGCTGTCATCAATGCCCACGCCAAATATCGCTTTACCATCGAGACGAACTTCGACATAGGCCACCGCTTCGGCATCGGCGCCCTGGCCGCGTGAGTGCTCGTTGTAGTCGATGATTTCTACCTCGTGGCCGGCGCTGGCAAGCGCCCCGATAAAGGCTGCTAGCGGGCCGTTGCCTTCGCCGCTCAGGGTCTGACGCTGGCCATCAATATCGACGGTGGCTTCCAGGTTTACCTTGGGGCTATCCGGCTCGGACCACAGGCGGTGGCTGGCCAGCGCAAAGGGCTCGCTGCGCTCCAGGTATTCGTCGCTGAAGGCCTGATAAATCATCTGCGAGGTAATTTCGCGTCCGGTGCGCTCGGCCACTTCTTGCACCACCTGGCTGAATTCGATAGACAGCCGACGCGGCAGCTCAACGCCGTGCTCCTGTTCCAGCAGGTAGGACACGCCGCCCTTGCCCGACTGGCTGTTGACGCGGATCACCGCTTCATAGCTGCGGCCAACGTCGAGCGGATCAATGGGCAGATACGGCACGTGCCAAATAGCATCCGGATGCTCGCGGCGCTCGGTCATGCCCTTCTTGATCGCATCCTGATGCGAGCCGGAGAAGGCAGTAAACACCAGATCGCCCACGTAAGGGTGGCGCGGATGCACCGGCAGCTGATTGCAGTGCTCCACCTCGCGCATGATCGGCGTGATGTTGGAGAAATCCAGTGCGGGGTGCACACCCTGGGTGTACATATTCATCGCCACGGTCACGATATCGACGTTGCCGGTACGCTCGCCGTTGCCAAACAGCGTGCCTTCGACGCGGTCCGCACCGGCCATCAGGCCAAGCTCGGCGGCCGCCACACCGGTGCCGCGGTCGTTGTGCGGGTGCAGGCTGATAATCAGCGTGTCGCGGTTTTTTACCTGACGGCAGAACCACTCGATCTGATCGGCGTAGTTGTTGGGCGTGGCGCACTCCACCGTTGCCGGCAGGTTGACGATCATGCGGTGCTCGGCTGTCGGCTGGTAGGTATCCATCACCGCTTCGACAATCTCGACGGCGAAATCCATCTCGGTGGTGGTGAAAAGCTCCGGCGAGTACTGGAACGTCCAGTTAGTTTCCGGCGCGGCATTCATGGCGTCGCGAATCTGACGAGTGGCATCTTGGGCAATCTGGACGCAGTCTTGCTTGTCGACCTTGAACACCACGCGGCGAAACATCGGGTCAGTGGCGTTATACACGTGGACGATAGCGTTTTTGGCGCCTTTGAGCGCCTCAAAGCTGCGTTCGATCAGGTGCGGGCGCGCCTGGGTGAGCACTTGGATGGTCACATCATCAGGGATCTTGTCCTGCTCGATCAGCGTGCGCACGAAGTCAAAATCGGTTTGTGAGGCCGACGGAAAGCCCACTTCGATTTCCTTAAAGCCAATATTTACCAGCATGTCAAAGAGGCGCTGCTTGCGCTCTTGATTCATCGGATCAATCAGCGACTGGTTGCCGTCACGTAGATCGACGCTGGTCCAGATGGGCGGCTGCTCGATGCGCTTGCCCGGCCACTGGCGATCGGGCAGGTCAACGGCGACAAAGGGGCGGTATTTTTGCGCGGGATCAGACAACATCATGGCGGCTCTCCTGGAAGAAAAGAAAACGGTGGGGCATAAAATAAGTATAGCCGGTGCCTCGGGGCACCAACGTAAAACGCCCCTTCACCGCAGGGGATGAAGGGGCGTTCAAGAAAGAGGCACGGCGGACGGTGGCGGCTATGTTGAAGACCGTATCGACGACATTGACGACCGGATCGGCAGCGCGACCCTCGCATAAAAAACAGTGCAAACCTTTGATATCCATGACGACCTCGCAACGTGTAACACCTAACGACAATGCCCGCAGCATTGCCCGACCCTGAACCTTCAGAGGCGGGCGCTTAGTAGTCGTAGGTCTAGTACAAGATGCGTCATGGAGATATTCATCGCTCTAGAAAATCAGTCCTAGCGTGTTTTGTCAACGCTATTTTCTGTTTGATGACGGCTGCCAGCGGGTGGAAAGACCAGACAAGCGGCCGGTGTAATCGCCAATATCCACTAAAATTTCACAACGCTGGCTCAACTGGTACTCTTCAGGGTTTGCGCTGTGCCGCGTTGTGCAGCAACTCAGGATACGACGCCGCGCCACGCTGCGGCAATCAAGGACTTTACCGACCGCTGGATTAACGCCCATGACACTGCTGTGGATCGCCCTACTGCCGCTTTTAGGCGTGCTGGTGCCCCTGATTACCTATCGGCACGGGCGCACCGCCTGCACCCTTGCAACTGCCCTGTTACCGGGCATTGCCCTGGCGCTGACGCTGTTGCAGATCCCTGCGCTAGCCGAGGGCCAGCCGCTGCGCTTTACCGTGGCCTGGCTACCGGAGCTGGGGCTTGACCTGGCGCTGCGTCTGGACGGCTTGACGCTGCTGTTCAATCTGCTGATTTTGGGCATCGGCCTGCTCATTTTGCTGTACGCCCACTTTTATCTGCATGAAGACGAGCCCGTCGGGCGTTTTTACGCCTTTATGGTGCTGTTCATGGCGTCGATGGTCGGCATCGTCATGGCCAACAACCTGATTCTTTTGTGGCTGTACTGGGAGCTCACCAGTCTGGCCTCGTTTTTGCTGATCGGTTTTTGGACCACCCAAAGTGCAGCGCGCAAGGGCGCCCGCATGGCGCTGACCGTGACCGGCGCCGGCGGGCTGGCCCTGTTGGCCGGCGTATTACTGCTGGGCCGCATAGCGGGCAGTTTTGACATGGACGTGGTGCTCTCAAGCGGCACGGCCATTGCCGCCGACCCGCGCTATCCGGCCATGCTGGTATTGGTGCTGCTCGGCGCCTTTACCAAGTCTGCACAGTTTCCGTTTCAGTTCTGGCTGCCCCACGCCATGGCCGCACCCACGCCGGTATCGGCCTATCTGCACTCGGCCACCATGGTGAAAGCCGGTATCTTTCTCATGGCACGGCTGCATCCGGCCCTTGGCGAAAGCGAGCTATGGACGGTTATCGTCGCGCTGACCGGTACCGTTACGCTGCTGTACGGCGCCTGGTTTGCGCTGTTCAAGACCGACCTCAAGGGGATTCTGGCGTTTTCCACCGTTAGCCACCTAGGGCTTATCACGCTGTTGCTGGGCATTGGCAGCCCCATGGCGATACTCGCCGCGCTGTTTCATGTCCTCAATCACGCCACCTTCAAGGCGGCGCTGTTCATGAGTGCAGGGATCATCGATCACGCGGCCGGCACGCGCGAGCTCAAAGCACTTGGCGGGCTGAAATCCACCATGCCAGTCATGGCCGTTTTAACCTCGCTGGCCGCCGCAGCGATGGCCGGTGTGCCGCTATTTAACGGCTTTTTATCCAAGGAAATGCTGTTTACCGAAACGCTTAACACGCCGATTCTTGCCGGGCTAAGCTGGCTCATGCCGGTGTTGGCAACGCTTGGCGGTGTGCTGTCAGTGGCTTACTCACTGCGCCTGGCCCACGCGGTATTTTTCAAACCCGGGCGCAAACAGCCCCCCAAAACCCCTCACGAGCCGCCGCGCCTGATGCGCGCGCCGGTCGAGCTGCTGGTCGCGCTTTGTGTGCTGGTCGGGGTATTTCCGGCCTTTTTCGCCGGCGGCCTGCTCGACCTAGCCACCCTTGCCGTGCTCGGCGAGCCGCTGGATTTTCAGTTGGCCGTCTGGCACGGCTTTAATGTACCGCTTGCCATGAGCGCAATTGCACTGGCTGGCGGCGCGCTGATGTACTGGCGTCATCCGGATATGCGCCGTTTTCTCCAACAGTTCAACGGCTTGGATGCCCGGCGGGTGTTCGAGCGCGGCATTATGTCCTGCAAGTATGCCTCGGAGCGCACTGTCACGTGGCTGGAAGGCAACTCGCTGCAGCGCTATATGGCATTTTTGCTGATGGCCGCGTTAGTCAGCGGCGTGGTCGGGCTTGCCCAGATTAACGAATTAACCGGCGAGCTCGGCAACCAGCCAATAGATGGCGCCGTGCTGTTTGGCGCAGCAATGCTGATCTTTGGCGGCATCGCGACCGCCGCGACCCACCGCTTCCGTTTGATTTCTTTGCTGATGCTGTCAATCGTTGGCTTGTTTGTGGCGCTGACCTTTGCCCGTTTTTCGGCCCCGGATCTCGCGTTAACCCAGCTCTCGGTTGAGGTCGTCACCATGATTCTGTTGATGCTGGCGCTGTTTTTCCTGCCTCAGCGCACACCCAGGGATTCCAGCCCCATGCGCAACGTGCGCGACATATTGCTGGCAAGCGCGCTGGGGCTGGTGATCGCCAGCCTTAACTACGCGGTGATGACCCGTGGTGTGGATTCGATTTCAGATTTCTTTGTCCACAACAGCGTACCGGGCGGCGGCGGGCACAACGCGGTCAACGTGATTCTGGTCGACTTCCGTGGGTTTGATACGCTTGGGGAAATTACCGTGCTGGCGCTTGCCGGCCTGGCCATTTTCAAGCTACTCAACCGCCTGCGCGTGTCGATGCCGCACAGCGACGTTGAAGGGCGCCTGTGGTCGCCCGATCGCTACCCGGCCATCTTGACCTCTATTTCCATGGCGCTATTGCCCCTGGCGCTTTTAGTATCAGCGTTCATCTTTTTGCGCGGCCACAACCAGCCGGGCGGCGGGTTTATTGCCGGGCTGATTACCGCCGTGGCGCTCATTTTGCTGTACGTGGCGCGGGGCGTGGAATGGGCCCAGCAGCGGCTTGATTTCCCCTTCCAGCCGGTTGCCGTGGCGGGCGTTGCCACGGCAACGCTGACTGGCCTTGGCAGCTGGCTGTTCGGGCAGCCTTTTTTAACCTCGGCCTTCGGCCATTTTTCGCTGCCGTTAATCGGCAAGTTCGAATTGGCAACGGTGCTCCTGTTTGATCTTGGGGTGTATCTGGCGGTCGTTGGCGCCACGCTGATGATCCTCGCCAAC
This window encodes:
- a CDS encoding heavy metal translocating P-type ATPase, whose protein sequence is MSEHAVKDPVCGMSVDPHTAEHRSQHAGKTWYFCSAGCQSKFDESSEKHLGEEREPAEPVAPGTMYTCPMHPEIRQQGPGDCPICGMGLEPEQVSLDDGPSEELTDMTRRFWIGLVLALPVFLIEMTGHFIGLDHIVSPQALNWIQLVLATPVVAWCGLPFFVRGWKSVANRNLNMFTLISIGTGVALIYSLVATLAPQIFPDAFRQADGSVAVYFEAAAVIVVLVLLGQVLELRAREKTSGAIKALLDLAPATARKLDDEGGESDVSLDQVKVGDRLRVRPGDKVPLDGEILEGRSNIDESLVTGEPLAISKKTGDQVIGGSMNQQGSFIMRADKVGRDTMLSQIVQMVASAQRSRAPIQGLADKVAGWFVPVVIVIAVIAFIVWSAFGPMPPMAYGLIAAVSVLIIACPCALGLATPMSIMVGVGRGAQNGVLIRDAEALERMEKVDTVVVDKTGTLTEGKPQVTKLVLANGFSEEDLMRYAGGLEKGSEHPLAHAILDKAKTMGLSVPDAEDFDSPNGKGVTGKIDGKAVLLGNRLLMESQNVDTSAFEEDADRLRKDGATVIFAAVEEQVCGLIAIADPIKETTEAAITALQKDGIRVVMLTGDNQTSAEAVARKLHIDEVKAEVLPEDKAKVVQQLKDEGRIVAMAGDGVNDAPALATADVGVAMGTGTDVAIESAGITLLRGDLMGIVEARHLSIATMRNIRQNLFFAFVYNSAGIPIAAGVLYPFLGILLSPIFAAAAMSLSSVSVIANALRLRTVKLD
- a CDS encoding APC family permease, which gives rise to MSKEQDRTSRYQEGSLTLPGTVMLGTGVMIGAGIFALTGQMAQMAGALFPLAFLAAAIVVSFSSYSYIKISNAYPSAGGIGMYLHKAYGDRLATGFNALLMYFSMVIAQSFLARTFGSYTMQLFGGDEGGRMVPMLGVSLILAAFVINLLGNRWIQGVASFIGILKIGGILVFGLVGVWLADSLAVDFSSSGETGVVGNFLGATALGILAFKGFTTITNSGSEVKDPHRNVGRAIVISIAACVVLYTLVGFAVASNLSLAEIIETQDYSLAAAARPALGDYGLWFTVAIAMMATAGGILASIFAVSRMLAMLTEMKLVPHSHFGMPGSIQKHTLVYTVVLGLVLTAFFDLSRIAALGIIFYLIMDISIHWGVLRYLHQDIKATRWVPVVSIVLDLTILGGFVWVKLNTDPFVLGVAVVAMIVIAVAEQMYLKSSARRKAMERDEPHEHQH
- the epmA gene encoding EF-P lysine aminoacylase EpmA translates to MMSDWEPSASIETLRARAQLLARVRSFFAERDVLEVETPMLGQGGSTDVHLASLSAEARTPAGRQRLWLQTSPEFHMKRLLAAGSGAIFQLAKSFRDGEVGGRHNIEFTMLEWYRPGFSLTALMDETAALIHAILPPSVLSKPQGAPKRYAYRELFHTHLDVDPFTTSLARLRRLAAERGFMPAHALDDEPRDTCLDLLMSMVIEPTLGQGELSAVVDYPASQAALARRHRDRHGDWVASRFELYLNGVELANGYDELIDPAEQRARFEADNAERREVGFNEVDVDTRLVAALEHGLPEGSGVALGIDRLIQLALGKPRLSDVISFDTTRC
- the efp gene encoding elongation factor P, giving the protein MANYSTNEFKGGLKVMLDGDPCSIVENELVKPGKGQAFNRVKLRNLMTGRVGERTFKSGESLEGADVMELEMEYLYTDGDMWYFMQTDGSFEQYAVEKKALGDDEKWLKEQVPYTVTLWNDNAIQITPPNFIALEVTETDPGLKGDTAQGGSKPATLSSGAVVRVPLFINEGEVLKVDTRTGDYVSRA
- the epmB gene encoding EF-P beta-lysylation protein EpmB, translated to MQDNIIIANADDTPSAASWQRQLSRAVRDPQTLCERLGLGSLWQAGAHTGHALFETCVPEAFLARIKPHDPNDPLLRQVLPLSNEALETPGFVSDPLAEAEHRPARGLIHKYHGRVLLIASPNCAVNCRYCFRRHFPYADNAPSRAQWQEALNYLRADESIREAIFSGGDPLAGSDRQLAWLVGELEGIAHLKRLRIHTRLPVVIPDRVDDALLGWLGQARLQTVMVLHINHAQEIDRAVIEACARLQQAGVTLLNQSVLLRGVNDDVDTLAALSERLFDARVLPYYLHVLDPVAGAAHFDVSDDEARELVAGLRQQLPGFLMPRLVREIPGEASKTPL
- the leuA gene encoding 2-isopropylmalate synthase; this translates as MMLSDPAQKYRPFVAVDLPDRQWPGKRIEQPPIWTSVDLRDGNQSLIDPMNQERKQRLFDMLVNIGFKEIEVGFPSASQTDFDFVRTLIEQDKIPDDVTIQVLTQARPHLIERSFEALKGAKNAIVHVYNATDPMFRRVVFKVDKQDCVQIAQDATRQIRDAMNAAPETNWTFQYSPELFTTTEMDFAVEIVEAVMDTYQPTAEHRMIVNLPATVECATPNNYADQIEWFCRQVKNRDTLIISLHPHNDRGTGVAAAELGLMAGADRVEGTLFGNGERTGNVDIVTVAMNMYTQGVHPALDFSNITPIMREVEHCNQLPVHPRHPYVGDLVFTAFSGSHQDAIKKGMTERREHPDAIWHVPYLPIDPLDVGRSYEAVIRVNSQSGKGGVSYLLEQEHGVELPRRLSIEFSQVVQEVAERTGREITSQMIYQAFSDEYLERSEPFALASHRLWSEPDSPKVNLEATVDIDGQRQTLSGEGNGPLAAFIGALASAGHEVEIIDYNEHSRGQGADAEAVAYVEVRLDGKAIFGVGIDDSITSASMKGVLSAINRHHSTQAPAANVTSNTLA
- a CDS encoding monovalent cation/H+ antiporter subunit A; this translates as MTLLWIALLPLLGVLVPLITYRHGRTACTLATALLPGIALALTLLQIPALAEGQPLRFTVAWLPELGLDLALRLDGLTLLFNLLILGIGLLILLYAHFYLHEDEPVGRFYAFMVLFMASMVGIVMANNLILLWLYWELTSLASFLLIGFWTTQSAARKGARMALTVTGAGGLALLAGVLLLGRIAGSFDMDVVLSSGTAIAADPRYPAMLVLVLLGAFTKSAQFPFQFWLPHAMAAPTPVSAYLHSATMVKAGIFLMARLHPALGESELWTVIVALTGTVTLLYGAWFALFKTDLKGILAFSTVSHLGLITLLLGIGSPMAILAALFHVLNHATFKAALFMSAGIIDHAAGTRELKALGGLKSTMPVMAVLTSLAAAAMAGVPLFNGFLSKEMLFTETLNTPILAGLSWLMPVLATLGGVLSVAYSLRLAHAVFFKPGRKQPPKTPHEPPRLMRAPVELLVALCVLVGVFPAFFAGGLLDLATLAVLGEPLDFQLAVWHGFNVPLAMSAIALAGGALMYWRHPDMRRFLQQFNGLDARRVFERGIMSCKYASERTVTWLEGNSLQRYMAFLLMAALVSGVVGLAQINELTGELGNQPIDGAVLFGAAMLIFGGIATAATHRFRLISLLMLSIVGLFVALTFARFSAPDLALTQLSVEVVTMILLMLALFFLPQRTPRDSSPMRNVRDILLASALGLVIASLNYAVMTRGVDSISDFFVHNSVPGGGGHNAVNVILVDFRGFDTLGEITVLALAGLAIFKLLNRLRVSMPHSDVEGRLWSPDRYPAILTSISMALLPLALLVSAFIFLRGHNQPGGGFIAGLITAVALILLYVARGVEWAQQRLDFPFQPVAVAGVATATLTGLGSWLFGQPFLTSAFGHFSLPLIGKFELATVLLFDLGVYLAVVGATLMILANLGKVTTTHRPVTESQEHHTDSTAPASGKENG